One genomic segment of Calonectris borealis chromosome 18, bCalBor7.hap1.2, whole genome shotgun sequence includes these proteins:
- the CHCHD10 gene encoding coiled-coil-helix-coiled-coil-helix domain-containing protein 10, mitochondrial: MARGGRSAGRPAAAPAPASPAPAAPVPAAQPAQPGLMAQMASTAAGVAVGSAVGHVVGSALTGAFSGSSEPAKAAAPAQEPRQQPVYQQSPYGPCHYEMKQFLECATNQRDLTLCEGFNEALKQCKYSNGVSSLL, translated from the exons ATGGCGCGCGGCGGCAGGAGCGcggggcggcccgcggcggcACCGGCCCCCGCCAG CCCGGCCCCAGCGGCCCCGGTGCCGGCGGCGCAGCCGGCGCAGCCCGGGCTGATGGCGCAGATGGCGAGCACGGCGGCGGGCGTGGCCGTGGGCTCCGCCGTGGGACACGTCGTGGGCAGCGCCCTCACCGGCGCCTTCAGCGGCTCCTCCGAACCGGCCAAGGCGGCGGCTCCCGCCCAG gagcccaggcagcagcccgTGTACCAGCAGTCGCCCTATGGACCCTGCCACTATGAGATGAAGCAGTTCCTGGAATGTGCTACCAACCAGAGAGACCTGACCTTGTGCGAGGGCTTCAACGAGGCTCTGAAGCAGTGCAAGTATAGCAATG GTGTTTCTTCTCTCCTGTGA
- the LOC142090289 gene encoding vacuolar protein sorting-associated protein 29-like, with the protein MLVLVLGDLHIPHRCSGLPVKFKNLLVPGKIQHILCTGNLCTKESYDYLKTLAGDIHVVRGDSESLNYPEEKVVTVGQFRIGLIHGHQVIPWGDVASLALLQRQLDVDILISGHTHRFEAFEHENKFYINPGSATGAYSALATNIIPSFVLMDIQASTVVTYVYQLIEDDVKVERIEFKKY; encoded by the exons ATG TTGGTGTTAGTATTAGGGGACCTTCACATCCCACACCGGTGCAGTGGTCTACCGGTGAAGTTCAAGAACCTGCTGGTTCCAGGAAAGATTCAGCACATCTTGTGTACAGGAAACCTCTGCACCAAGGAGAGCTATGACTACCTCAAGACTCTGGCTGGGGACATCCATGTTGTTAGGGGGGACTCTGAG AGCCTGAATTATCCTGAAGAGAAAGTTGTAACTGTTGGGCAGTTCAGAATCGGGCTGATTCACGGCCATCAAGTTATTCCCTGGGGCGATGTGGCCAGCCTGGCactgctgcagaggcagctggATGTGGACATTCTCATCTCAGGACACACGCACAGATTTGAAGCATTTGAACATGAAAACAAATTCTACATCAACCCGGGATCAGCTACAGGAGCCTACAGTGCTTTGGCAAC GAACATCATCCCTTCATTTGTACTGATGGATATCCAGGCTTCCACAGTTGTGACTTATGTATACCAACTAATTGAGGATGATGTGAAAGTAGAAAGAATTGAGTTCAAGAAGTACTGA
- the VPREB3 gene encoding pre-B lymphocyte protein 3 yields the protein MALGFMVLLLVGTMGTASRAQPVLTQPSSVSVLPGQTARLSCTLSPQYNISEFGISWYQQRPGHSLRYLLYYNSEQDKHKPAKIPDRFSATKDLASNACILIITSACHEDNGNYYCSLSRAFSWF from the exons ATGGCCCTGGGCTTCATGGTCCTGCTCCTGGTGGGGACGATGGGGACAG CTTCCAGGGCTCAGCCCGTGCTGACCCAGCCGTCCTCTGTGTCAGTGCTGCCTGGGCAGACTGCTCGGCTGTCCTGCACCCTGAGCCCCCAGTACAACATCAGCGAGTTCGGCATCTCCTGGTACCAGCAGCGCCCGGGGCACTCCCTGAGGTACCTGCTCTATTACAACTCTGAGCAAGACAAGCACAAGCCCGCCAAGATTCCCGACCGCTTCTCTGCTACCAAAGACCTCGCCAGCAATGCCTGTATCCTCATCATCACATCCGCCTGCCATGAAGACAACGGCAACTATTACTGCTCCCTGTCACGTGCCTTCAGCTGGTTTTAG